TCGCGCGGGATAAAACCTCCATGATCGGCAGGCTTTTGAGCTCCACCATCATCTCGAACGCCCGGGCGTAAAGGAAATCACCTACCAGTACACTCGGGGCGTTACCCCAGCGGGCGTTGGCAGTGCTGCGGCCCCGGCGCATGTCCGAGGTGTCCACCACGTCGTCGTGGAGCAGGGTGGCGGTATGCAGGAATTCGATCACCGCGGCCAGTTTGAGGTGATCGTTCTGGCCGTAGCCCGCCGCCTGGCTGGAAAGCAGAACCAGCAGGGGCCTCAACCGCTTGCCGCCGCTTTCGATGATGTACTGGGCAATTTTCTCCACCAGGGGAACATCTGAGGAAAGCCGCTGGATGATCAGGTCATTAACGCGGCTGAAGTCGTCGGCCACGGTGTCGTAAATGCGCTGGGCTGTCATGCGGCTTGTGGATCCCTTGCTGGTGCTTCTGTTGATATTTCGGGCAGGAAGCAGCAATGCTAGGTATTGGGGGCTATGGTGTCAACGTCAAGAAGGGGTCAGATGAAGGCGTTCATCTGACCCCATGTTCAACTTGCGTAGCTGTGCATCTTCTCGTACAATCACGCGCCCAACTCATCCCAACCTGCGCTCCCTGCTATAGGGTCGCCAGAGCGCCTCCCTTAGAACCAGGTGGATAAGAGCAGGGATGGGTCAATCGCGGAGAACGAGTACATGTACGCAGTTATTGTTAGCGGTGGTAAGCAACACCGTGTAAAAGAAGGCGAAACCCTGAAGCTGGAAAAGCTGGAAGTTGAAACCGGCGGTAACGTTGAGTTTGATCGTGTTCTGCTGATCGCCGATGGTGACAAGGTTCAGGTAGGCGCGCCGGTGGTTGATGGTGCCAAAGTGACTGCAGAAGTGGTTAGCCACGGCCGTCACGACAAGGTTCAGATCATCAAGTTCCGTCGCCGGAAGCATCACATGAAGCGTCAGGGCCACCGTCAGTGGTTTACTGAAGTCAAGATCACGGGTATCCAGGGCTGAGGCTCTCGACTTACCCCTTAAATAAGGAGGCTGGTAATGGCTCATAAAAAGGCAGCAGGTAGTACCCGTAACGGTCGCGATTCCGAGTCGAAACGACTTGGTGTGAAGCGCTATGGCGGTGAGACTGTTTCTGCAGGCAGCATCATCATTCGTCAGCGTGGCACCCGCTTCCACGCTGGCAGTAACGTTGGCATTGGCAAGGACCACACCCTGTTTGCGAAAGCAGACGGCCAGGTGAAGTTCGAAGTCAAAGGCCCGCTGAGCCGCAAGTTCGTGAGCATCGTTCCGGCTGCGTAAGCAGCGGCGATCCGGTTCTGTCGAACCTTGGGTGGCACTGGTATCCTGATATCATCAGGTGTCCAGAGCCATCCGGAGCCCCGCAAAGCTTCCTAGAGGCTGCGGGGCTTTTTAGTTTATGCGCGTCGCGCAAAGGGTTGATTCATGAAATTCGTAGACGAAGCCACCATCATTGTGGAAGCCGGCAAGGGCGGCCACGGCTGCCTGAGCTTCCGGCGTGAAAAATACGTTCCCAAGGGTGGCCCCGACGGCGGCGACGGGGGCGATGGTGGTTCCGTATTTCTGGAAGCGGACGAGTCGCTGAATACGTTGATTGACTACCGTTTCCAGCGCAAGCACAAGGCCCAGAATGGTGAGCCGGGCTCCGGCCGGAACTGCACCGGCACCAAGGGGGAGGATCTGATTCTGCCCGTCCCGGTGGGTACCACGGTTGTCGATATGGATACCCATGAGGTGCTGGGGGATCTGACCCATGCGGGGCAGCGTCTGAAAGTGGCCCAGGCGGGTTTTCACGGCCTGGGTAATACCCGCTTCAAGTCCTCCGTTAACCGTGCGCCCCGGCAGACTACCAAGGGCTCGGAAGGTGAGTTGCGCAACCTCCGTCTGGAACTGAAGGTGCTGGCGGATGTCGGGCTGCTGGGTATGCCCAATGCCGGCAAATCCACCTTTATCCGCTCGGTGTCGGCGGCTCGCCCGAAAGTGGCGGATTATCCCTTTACCACGCTGGTGCCCAACCTCGGGGTGGTCAGTGTTCAGGCGCATCAGAGTTTTGTGATCGCGGATATACCCGGCCTGATTGAAGGGGCGGCCGAGGGCGCCGGGCTTGGTATCCGGTTCCTGAAGCATCTGGTTCGTACCCGGCTTTTGCTGCACCTTGTCGATGTGGCCCCCTACGACGGGTCGTCACCGGCGGATGCCGTCCGGGCGATTGCGCACGAGCTTGAGAAGTTCAGTGAGACGCTTGCCAGCCGGCCCAGATGGCTGGTGCTGAACAAGGTGGATATGGTCGCCGAGGAAGATCGCGAGGCCCATTGCCAGGCCATCGTCGATGAGCTTGGCTGGGACGGGCCAGTGTTCCGGATTTCGGCGCTCAGTGGTGAAGGTACCCGGCCCCTGGTTCAGGCGGTCATGCGCTGGATAGAGGAGCAGGCTGAAGCCGAAGCCCAGAACCCTGAGGTTGCAGAGCGCGAAGCCCAGCGCCGCCGGCAGATGGATGATGAAGCCCGGGCTCGCATCGAGGCGGAGCGCCAGGCCCGTCGCGCCGCCAGGGAGGATGACGAGGATGATGACGACTTCGATGACGATGATTACGACGTTGAAGTGGTCTATGCGCCAGAGTAACGCCGGATAAGACCATAGGGATCACCCACGGACCATGACTGAACGCCTACAGCTGCGCCAGGCCCGTCGCCTGGTCATCAAGATCGGAAGCGCCCTGCTGACCAACGATGGCAGAGGTCTGGATGCGGCCGCCCTGGGCCTGTGGGTAGACCAGATTGCGGCGCTGGTGGAAGAGGGCGTGGAGGTGGTTGTGGTTTCGTCCGGTTCGGTGGCGGAGGGTATGAGCCGCCTTGGCTGGACGGTGCGGCCCGACCAGTTGCACGAGCTGCAGGCGGCCGCCGCCGTTGGCCAGATGGGCCTGGTGCAGACCTGGGAAGCCCAGTTCAAGCGTCACGGCATTCATACCGCGCAGATATTGCTGACCCACGACGACCTGTCAGATCGCAAGCGTTACCTCAACGGCCGAAGCACGCTCAGGGCCTTACTCGACTTTGGCGTCGTGCCGATCGTCAACGAGAACGACACGGTCGTGACCGATGAGATCCGTTTCGGTGACAACGACACCCTCGGGGCGTTGGTTGCCAACCTGATTGAGGCGGACGGCCTGATTATTCTGACTGACCAGCTCGGCCTGTTTGACAAGGACCCCAGGAAGCACAGCGACGCCAGCCTGGTGACCGAGCGCAAGGCGGGTGACCACGAGCTCGATGCCATGGCGGGCGGTGGTGCCGGTGTGCTGGGCCGTGGCGGCATGCTCACCAAGTTGCGTGCGGCGCGCCTGGCCGCCCGGTCCGGTGCGTTCACGGTTATTGTCGGCGGCCGTATCGAGGGGGTGATCGGGCGCCTGCGGCAGGGCGATGTGATCGGCACTCTGCTGCTGCCTGAGCAGGGCAGGATTGCGGCCCGAAAACAGTGGCTGGCCAGCCATCTGCAGACCCGGGGCAGGCTGACGTTGGACGACGGCGCGGTAAAGGTGCTCTGCCTTGGTGGGCGGAGCCTGCTGCCGGTCGGGGTAAAAGGTGTGGCCGGGCAGTTTCGCCGGGGCGAGATGGTGTCCTGCGTGGATCAGTCTGGCAAGGAGATTGCGCGGGGGCTGGTGAACTACAGTGCCAGCGAAGCCCGTGCGATTGCCGGGCGCTCCAGCGACCGGATTGCCGATATTCTGGGCTACATCTCCGGTGAGGAGATGATTCACCGGGATAACCTGGTGATTGTCTGAGAATGACAGCGTTGCCCATAAAAAAACCGGCCAGCTGGCCGGTTTTTATGCTCTGAAGCGGGCGATTTACGCGCTCTTCAGGGATTTGATTCTCGCGCTCAGGCGGCTCTTGTTACGAGCGACCTTGTTCTTCGAGAAGATGCCCTTGTTCACCATGCTGTCCAGAATCGGCTGAGCCTGCTGGAAAGCAGCCTGGGCTTCTTCGTAGTTACCGGCTTCAATCTTGGACTGAATTTTCTTGATGTACGTACGCGCCATGGAACGCAGGCTTGCATTATGCTTGCGGTTCTTCTCGTTCTGACGTGCGCGCTTCTTGGCTTGCGGGGAATTTGCCACCGTATAACTCCTGAAAATCTAAAATTCGTTGCTGAATGATTCGTTACATCGCGGGCGCGCCAAAACCAGCGCGTCGAAATAAATGACGCGGAACTATGCCGCTCAAACCTCGAAATGTCAAGGCCAAAACCCATTTCATGCCCTGAGACACAAGGCCTGTGGTAAACTCGCCGCTCACGGATTGCGGGCCCTATCGGGAAGCAGGTAATTTCCGAAGTACCCGCCCTCATTGATGTTCACATTGCCAGACCAGAGCCTGCATGTCGTCGGAACCTGAATTACCTCCTGAGCCAAAACATCTACCCAAAGCGCACGGACTGCTGCGGTCCTCCGGGCTGGTGGGCATCATGACCATGCTGTCCCGGGTGCTTGGCCTGGTGCGCGATATGGTGATTGCGCGTTATTTCGGTGCCGGCGCCGGAGCCGATGCCTTCTTTGTCGCGTTCAAGATTCCCAATTTCCTGCGTCGGCTGTTTGCTGAGGGGGCCTTTTCCCAGGCCTTCGTTCCGGTATTGTCGTCGTACCGCGAGAATCGCGCCCATTCGGATGTTCAGGGGCTGGTCAATGCGGTGGCCGGTTCGCTAGGCCTGGTATTGCTGGGCGTAACGCTGGCGGCCATCCTGGGCGCGCCGGTCCTGACCGCCGTTTTTGCACCGGGCTTTCTGGACGATGAGGCAAAGTTCGCACTCACCAGCGACATGTTGCGCATTACCTTTCCCTATCTGCTGCTGATTTCCCTGACGGCGTTTGCCGGCGGTATCCTGAACAGCTACGACCGCTTCGCCGTGCCGGCGTTCACACCGGTTCTGCTCAACCTGGCCATGATTGCCGCGGCCATCTGGCTGGCACCGCTGATGGATGAGCCGGTCCTGGCCCTGGCCTGGGGCGTGTTCATTGCCGGTGCCCTGCAACTGTTCTTCCAGTTACCGTTTCTGATGCGTATCGGACTGCTTCCCCGGCCACGGGTGGATTATCGTCACGAGGGTGTCAGCCGCATCCTGAAGCTGATGGTGCCGGCCCTGTTCGGGGTGTCGGTCAGCCAGATCAACCTTCTGCTGGACACGGTGCTTGCCTCGTTTCTCCAGACTGGCAGCGTGTCATGGCTGTATTATTCCGATCGTCTTGCGGAGTTGCCGCTGGGTGTTTTTGGCATTGCCATCGCCACGGTGATTCTTCCAAACCTGTCCCGCAAACACACCTCTGCATCGGCGGATCAGTTTGCGGCAACCCTGGATTGGGCCGTCCGCGCGGTTCTGCTGATCGGTTTGCCGGCGGCACTGGCGCTTGCCCTGCTGGCCGAGCCTCTGATCGCCACACTGTTCGATTACGGTGAGGTGACCGATCGGGATGTGGCCATGTCGGCCCGGAGCCTGCTGGCCTATTCCGCCGGGTTGCTGGCTTTCATGCTGATCAAGGTGCTGGCCCCGGGCTATTTTGCCCGCGAGGACACCGCAACCCCGGTAAAGATCGGTGTCATCGCGATGGTGGCAAACATGGTGCTCAACCTGATCCTGATCTTCCCTCTCGCCCATGCCGGGCTGGCGTTGGCTACTTCGCTGGCCGCCTGGCTGAACGGCTATTTGCTGTGGCGGGGGCTGCGCAAGGAAGGGGCGTGGCAGAGCCAGCCCGGCTGGCGCCGTTTCCTGCTGCAGATTCTGTTCGCCAATGGTGCCCTGGCCGCCGTTAT
This sequence is a window from Marinobacter subterrani. Protein-coding genes within it:
- the rplU gene encoding 50S ribosomal protein L21 yields the protein MYAVIVSGGKQHRVKEGETLKLEKLEVETGGNVEFDRVLLIADGDKVQVGAPVVDGAKVTAEVVSHGRHDKVQIIKFRRRKHHMKRQGHRQWFTEVKITGIQG
- the rpmA gene encoding 50S ribosomal protein L27; this encodes MAHKKAAGSTRNGRDSESKRLGVKRYGGETVSAGSIIIRQRGTRFHAGSNVGIGKDHTLFAKADGQVKFEVKGPLSRKFVSIVPAA
- the cgtA gene encoding Obg family GTPase CgtA, which codes for MKFVDEATIIVEAGKGGHGCLSFRREKYVPKGGPDGGDGGDGGSVFLEADESLNTLIDYRFQRKHKAQNGEPGSGRNCTGTKGEDLILPVPVGTTVVDMDTHEVLGDLTHAGQRLKVAQAGFHGLGNTRFKSSVNRAPRQTTKGSEGELRNLRLELKVLADVGLLGMPNAGKSTFIRSVSAARPKVADYPFTTLVPNLGVVSVQAHQSFVIADIPGLIEGAAEGAGLGIRFLKHLVRTRLLLHLVDVAPYDGSSPADAVRAIAHELEKFSETLASRPRWLVLNKVDMVAEEDREAHCQAIVDELGWDGPVFRISALSGEGTRPLVQAVMRWIEEQAEAEAQNPEVAEREAQRRRQMDDEARARIEAERQARRAAREDDEDDDDFDDDDYDVEVVYAPE
- the proB gene encoding glutamate 5-kinase, translated to MTERLQLRQARRLVIKIGSALLTNDGRGLDAAALGLWVDQIAALVEEGVEVVVVSSGSVAEGMSRLGWTVRPDQLHELQAAAAVGQMGLVQTWEAQFKRHGIHTAQILLTHDDLSDRKRYLNGRSTLRALLDFGVVPIVNENDTVVTDEIRFGDNDTLGALVANLIEADGLIILTDQLGLFDKDPRKHSDASLVTERKAGDHELDAMAGGGAGVLGRGGMLTKLRAARLAARSGAFTVIVGGRIEGVIGRLRQGDVIGTLLLPEQGRIAARKQWLASHLQTRGRLTLDDGAVKVLCLGGRSLLPVGVKGVAGQFRRGEMVSCVDQSGKEIARGLVNYSASEARAIAGRSSDRIADILGYISGEEMIHRDNLVIV
- the rpsT gene encoding 30S ribosomal protein S20: MANSPQAKKRARQNEKNRKHNASLRSMARTYIKKIQSKIEAGNYEEAQAAFQQAQPILDSMVNKGIFSKNKVARNKSRLSARIKSLKSA
- the murJ gene encoding murein biosynthesis integral membrane protein MurJ, which translates into the protein MSSEPELPPEPKHLPKAHGLLRSSGLVGIMTMLSRVLGLVRDMVIARYFGAGAGADAFFVAFKIPNFLRRLFAEGAFSQAFVPVLSSYRENRAHSDVQGLVNAVAGSLGLVLLGVTLAAILGAPVLTAVFAPGFLDDEAKFALTSDMLRITFPYLLLISLTAFAGGILNSYDRFAVPAFTPVLLNLAMIAAAIWLAPLMDEPVLALAWGVFIAGALQLFFQLPFLMRIGLLPRPRVDYRHEGVSRILKLMVPALFGVSVSQINLLLDTVLASFLQTGSVSWLYYSDRLAELPLGVFGIAIATVILPNLSRKHTSASADQFAATLDWAVRAVLLIGLPAALALALLAEPLIATLFDYGEVTDRDVAMSARSLLAYSAGLLAFMLIKVLAPGYFAREDTATPVKIGVIAMVANMVLNLILIFPLAHAGLALATSLAAWLNGYLLWRGLRKEGAWQSQPGWRRFLLQILFANGALAAVILWLSPPVPVWLANGGYQRAVDMAILVGAGVVVYFVVLALAGVRVRHFRQR